The following proteins are co-located in the Deltaproteobacteria bacterium HGW-Deltaproteobacteria-2 genome:
- a CDS encoding ABC transporter ATP-binding protein yields the protein MTSSEKILAVSHLKVSYDSIQAVDDISFDVGKGEIVTLIGANGAGKSSILRAISGLIPYTGRITYSGKDLNNIAADQIVAAGIAHVPEGRGIFGNLTVMENLKLATWQRKDKDQIKKDFENIFSLFPRLKERRKQQGGMLSGGEQQMLAFGRALMTDAPMLLLDEPSMGLSPVLVRDIFKIIQDINQAGKTILLVEQNANMSLHISSRGYVLETGRIVLSGTGKELTGNPRVKEAYLGG from the coding sequence ATGACATCTTCTGAAAAAATTCTTGCCGTCTCTCATTTGAAAGTTTCCTACGACAGCATTCAGGCCGTTGACGATATTTCTTTTGACGTAGGCAAGGGAGAAATTGTCACCCTGATCGGCGCCAACGGCGCGGGGAAATCCTCCATCCTGCGAGCAATCTCCGGCCTTATTCCATACACCGGTAGAATTACCTATTCGGGAAAAGACTTAAATAATATTGCCGCCGATCAGATTGTTGCCGCAGGCATCGCCCACGTACCGGAAGGGCGCGGCATCTTCGGCAATCTGACAGTGATGGAAAATTTAAAGCTCGCCACCTGGCAACGCAAAGATAAAGACCAGATTAAAAAAGATTTCGAAAATATCTTTTCGTTATTTCCGCGCCTGAAAGAACGAAGAAAACAGCAGGGCGGAATGCTCTCCGGTGGCGAACAGCAGATGCTGGCTTTCGGTCGCGCGCTCATGACCGACGCCCCAATGCTGCTGCTGGACGAACCTTCGATGGGACTCTCACCGGTTCTGGTACGGGATATTTTCAAAATCATTCAAGACATAAACCAGGCGGGGAAAACAATCCTGCTTGTCGAACAAAACGCTAACATGTCTTTGCACATCTCCTCGCGCGGCTACGTTCTGGAAACCGGCCGCATCGTCCTTTCCGGCACAGGCAAAGAGCTGACGGGAAATCCAAGAGTGAAGGAAGCCTACCTCGGTGGCTAA
- a CDS encoding MBL fold metallo-hydrolase, translating into MRFARIVDRGIKRRLHHTKRTKITNEIEYIEPDSNQNFLSCAGIIVNSKPKVLIDTNIGKSDTLELLQSEKPDIYIITHHHGDHTSWVYHVLEYGKAEIYIPRGEEEYFYNVDHLVNKTVGEYPLGFSWKDLTIHYFNYKEIQAYSSYDESLELDCSSVKIKCIDTPGHSPSHKSFYFPDEKIIFTGDLGIDKFGPWYGWANCDLKLYIESLLKINSYEADVIATSHGGVLKNESDAFLNCVKIIFNREESIIKRLDEGRSKSEIVSEGIYYFNKSRAPEHFKSFYIMWDDFMFEHHMKIIADGGLNKLFKNLA; encoded by the coding sequence ATCCGTTTTGCCCGGATTGTAGACAGGGGAATTAAAAGGAGGTTGCATCATACGAAACGCACAAAAATAACTAATGAGATTGAATACATCGAACCGGATAGCAATCAAAATTTTCTGTCATGCGCAGGAATTATTGTAAACTCTAAACCTAAAGTTTTAATAGATACAAACATCGGCAAATCGGACACATTAGAACTTTTACAGAGTGAGAAACCTGATATTTATATAATCACGCATCATCATGGCGATCATACATCGTGGGTATACCACGTATTGGAATACGGGAAGGCAGAAATCTACATCCCTAGAGGGGAGGAAGAATATTTCTATAACGTTGATCATTTAGTGAATAAAACCGTTGGAGAATATCCGCTGGGCTTTTCATGGAAAGATTTAACGATACATTATTTCAACTACAAAGAAATACAAGCCTATTCCAGTTACGATGAATCGCTGGAACTCGATTGTTCATCCGTAAAAATAAAATGCATCGACACGCCCGGCCATTCTCCATCGCACAAATCGTTTTATTTCCCTGACGAAAAAATAATTTTTACCGGAGATTTAGGCATCGATAAATTCGGTCCTTGGTACGGATGGGCGAATTGTGATTTAAAACTGTACATCGAGTCGCTATTAAAAATAAACTCATATGAGGCCGATGTCATTGCTACCAGTCACGGTGGAGTCTTAAAAAATGAAAGCGACGCATTCTTAAACTGTGTGAAAATCATTTTCAATAGAGAAGAATCAATTATAAAAAGATTAGATGAAGGCCGCTCGAAGAGCGAAATTGTATCTGAAGGAATTTATTATTTTAACAAATCGAGAGCCCCTGAACACTTCAAAAGCTTCTATATAATGTGGGATGATTTCATGTTCGAGCATCACATGAAGATAATCGCGGATGGAGGATTAAATAAATTATTTAAGAATCTTGCTTAA
- a CDS encoding adenylyltransferase, translating to MINEEELNRYIRQFSLIGREGQDKLKRAKILIAGAGGLGSPIATYLALAGIGRIVIVDDDIVSVSNLNRQTLHLSSDVGRKKTTSAEEKIRSMNPYVEVETISCKIEEDNVTGIVGDADLIVDALDNFPARYFLNSVAVKRHIPFFHGAVRGFHGQVMTVIPHQTACLRCVFPQTPPAEISPVIGVTPGVIGSIQATEVIKYLTGKGELLTNRLLLWDGLSGKMNFLQVKRNPFCPDCRQGN from the coding sequence ATTATAAATGAAGAAGAACTAAATCGATACATTCGGCAATTTTCCCTCATCGGGAGGGAGGGCCAGGATAAACTCAAAAGGGCTAAAATTCTGATCGCCGGGGCGGGAGGGTTAGGCTCACCGATAGCCACATACCTTGCCTTGGCCGGCATCGGCCGTATCGTGATAGTTGACGATGATATCGTCTCCGTGAGCAATCTCAACAGACAAACCCTGCACCTATCCTCCGACGTGGGTAGAAAAAAAACAACATCAGCCGAAGAAAAGATACGGTCAATGAATCCTTATGTTGAGGTCGAGACGATTTCCTGCAAGATTGAAGAAGACAATGTAACCGGAATTGTGGGGGATGCCGATTTAATCGTTGACGCACTGGATAATTTTCCCGCCCGGTATTTTCTGAACAGTGTTGCCGTTAAACGTCATATTCCATTTTTTCACGGTGCGGTCCGGGGATTCCACGGCCAGGTCATGACGGTCATTCCTCATCAGACGGCCTGCCTCAGATGTGTTTTCCCCCAAACTCCTCCGGCGGAGATCTCCCCCGTTATCGGAGTGACCCCTGGTGTGATCGGTTCCATCCAGGCAACAGAAGTTATTAAGTACCTCACGGGTAAAGGAGAACTGCTGACAAACAGATTGTTGCTCTGGGACGGCCTGTCGGGAAAGATGAATTTTCTCCAGGTAAAGAGGAATCCGTTTTGCCCGGATTGTAGACAGGGGAATTAA